From the genome of Metarhizium brunneum chromosome 4, complete sequence, one region includes:
- the SAT10_0 gene encoding Ankyrin repeat domain-containing protein SAT10 → MAYKNPTADIDNLAQQLLRDVSSAMTDDADSGSKSDSDFESDSPQDSNSSLLHPTLVFAAHDIGGTVLKRALVMASRNLEYKDILQNTSLVLFFGTAHRASDALPWGHTLSRMLRICFTRKYGTWAPDFVRQLSTLHEKLAEDFGSIGGQFQIVNIFQNKSQSANYETIVDKFAATLDRDNEIQIGVDASFTMMGDACVPELRKVTTDLLINALTRKWKDYVTGMRLLSRGDLETGNRPNSKPIYRHLCDWILSKPVLEDWVNSTTRHLQVLTVNPTVDQTSFLSSITASIQDMRKNQTGIFITASYDQLGKGTYKRAKLLASLVSQILYRCPRLFLEITNYQDELRSAICRSNITWIEWLLWKSLETLLCCSATNQIFCIIHQSQQPRSLDCHESFIADLAALSELKEVPSKILIIGNAVSDTIPEKTTSHAEVNLGEAEAHAELRKDLERQLDLVGERNRGSFPLRSTILDRIFMGSIDLRRTRYFLRYIEHLPILTEAAMKKALHQFLTDNSAFSAILELVPPSSRLLVKDALSWIVHSMRPLTCDELRVALSIPGCDDDDGDSRKTGRVSPDAAAGLENILCGVVEIDNNTIYLTHENFGAFLDHPHPEMSWCRMGHTAHSDIARRCLTYLSHHLGAHPHGQETSSNTVGAKSAMETQKCPCWCNFGGVTGEIPFLEYTTQNWHKHLQLGPLEMDEQVRIFLDIDKQWENWATSLLRHRGVANDSFRPNRVCAPTNLHGMLGIPLAQAVDIAIRAISLPHFEQTTEWSLVFLAVVQGGDISTMLNVQEVMNEPNKESTLMEAFATGSDDTLCELCKLQPDFVRARFDIILSHAAKLGNKRLMEFLLGEKTHSWPRHVDTSGLTPLYEAVKWGHTIMSKRLFDWYRSSPNFQLTEPGQDQSILHVAARHGDSGLIAMICTAGMDINGLDSANMSPLYLAARHGHVDAVNRLLSAQANTDSADLNGDTALHAASRRGFCQIASALIRYGANVNMANIERNTALHVAIDSGHANIALCLLGLDENTADVQNDQTLCGGKGNAPPEEYASNAARSEDGASKSVDGDPVTLPAATTSTIFGETSLGLEETSMARPSTNGSNTPCRSRVTMDVNIEPPLLLLATRGNHLKIIDALLKCKVSCDSRDELGRSALHIASEYGHYEVFRQLVENGADVNLIAQHHTSVLHEASGRGHTDIVEGLLDKGADAGLKHITRVTALHFACKGGYIKTVQALLPRSTKHDREKALRVAAEFGWVGILVLLLDSGTDKDAKDGQLNCALHLAAAFDYPRVAEVLLRRRARLDMKNSYGETPLHRAARNNSLGVMQLLISADADMNVEDNAGRTSLFLAAAEDCPEAVRLLLENGASLIIPRTSKYDDYKNILDLSLDRFSPNVTKLILDRCMELNYRISTLVSSEMLQCLSTESGKDLAKIRIVLDSNLDPNKVIGDIGTILHYAAFHGSLDVVQLLLESADRLDLNIIAGESGTALQTAACSGTRHAPEIIRLLLENQANPRIVGGPFGTALQAAAIASNFHGKDSNTIALNIARLLLPHDVVNLVGGKHGTALQAAACDGSIEFAKLLLKDGAETHTVCGLYGTALHAAVAKSASLEMVSLILEQTNLGPDQQDIEGRLPLHLAAAHCTPGLVKLLTKGEANFRSVDKFGRNALHFAAGSGSMIVIKMILGSHPDLIHVRDNDAMQRIITPSEEED, encoded by the exons ATGGCTTATAAAAACCCAACCGCAGACATTGATAACCTGGCGCAGCAGCTGCTGAGAGACGTATCATCTGCCATGACAGATGACGCCGACTCCGGTTCCAAATCCGACTCCGACTTCGAATCCGACTCTCCTCAGGATAGTAATTCC TCTCTGCTCCATCCTACCCTTGTTTTCGCAGCACATGATATCGGCGGCACAGTATTAAAAAGA GCTCTTGTCATGGCCTCGAGGAACCTTGAATACAAAGACATATTACAGAACACTTCACTGGTG CTCTTCTTCGGCACCGCACACAGAGCTTCAGATGCTCTACCGTGGGGCCACACACTATCTAGGATGCTGCGTATCTGTTTCACTAGGAAATATGGCACTTGGGCCCCCGACTTTGTGCGCCAACTCTCTACCTTGCATGAGAAACTGGCTGAAGATTTCGGCTCTATTGGTGGCCAGTTTCAGATCGTTAATATCTTTCAAAATAAATCTCAATCTGCCAACTATGAAACT ATAGTCGATAAATTCGCTGCGACTTTGGATCGAGACAACGAGATTCAGATCGGTGTTGACGCAAGCTTTACTATGATGGGCGATGCTTGCGTGCCCGAGCTCCGCAAGGTTACGACTGACTTGCTCATCAATGCACTGACTA GGAAGTGGAAGGACTATGTGACTGGTATGCGATTGCTTTCCCGAGGCGACTTGGAAACTGGAAACCGTCCAAATTCCAAGCCAATATACAGGCATCTCTGCGACTGGATTCTATCGAAACCTGTGCTTGAAGATTGGGTGAATTCAACAACCCGACACTTACAGGTCCTCACGGTTAATCCAACAGTGGACCAGACCTCATTCCTGAGCTCAATTACTGCGTCCATTCAGGATATGAGGAAGAATCAAACCGGTATTTTTATCACCGCTTCCTATGATCAGCTTGGAAAGGGAACTTACAAACGTGCAAAGCTTCTGGCCTCTCTAGTATCACAAATACTCTATCGGTGCCCGCGCTTGTTTCTTGAAATTACAAATTACCAGGATGAACTGAGGAGTGCTATTTGTAGATCCAATATTACTTGGATTGAGTGGCTCTTGTGGAAGAGTCTCGAGACCCTCCTATGCTGTTCTGCAACTAACCAGATCTtctgcatcatccatcagTCGCAGCAGCCAAGATCTCTTGATTGCCATGAGTCATTTATTGCAGACCTAGCGGCACTGAGTGAATTAAAGGAAGTTCCGAGCAAAATCCTGATCATAGGAAATGCTGTGTCTGACACAATACCCGAGAAAACGACATCTCATGCTGAAGTCAACCTCGGGGAAGCAGAAGCGCATGCTGAACTGCGAAAGGACCTCGAACGGCAACTAGACCTCGTGGGCGAAAGAAATCGAGGTTCATTTCCATTGAGAAGCACCATTCTGGACCGCATCTTTATGGGATCAATAGATCTCCGGCGCACCCGCTATTTTCTTCGGTACATTGAACATTTACCAATTCTCACCGAAGCAGCCATGAAGAAGGCGTTGCATCAGTTTTTGACAGACAACAGTGCGTTTTCGGCGATTTTGGAGCTGGTTCCGCCAAGTTCTCGATTATTGGTAAAAGATGCGTTATCCTGGATTGTGCATTCCATGCGGCCGCTAACATGCGATGAGCTACGGGTAGCGTTGTCCATCCCAGGctgcgatgatgatgacggtgactCTCGAAAGACGGGCAGAGTTTCACCTGACGCTGCGGCAGGGCTTGAGAATATCCTCTGTGGTGTGGTAGAAATCGATAACAACACCATCTACCTAACACACGAGAATTTCGGGGCGTTTCTCGACCATCCCCATCCTGAAATGTCCTGGTGCAGAATGGGCCATACTGCCCATTCTGACATCGCTCGGCGTTGCTTGACATATTTGTCTCACCACCTCGGTGCTCACCCACATGGCCAGGAAACATCCTCCAACACAGTTGGGGCCAAGTCTGCCATGGAAACTCAGAAATGCCCTTGTTGGTGTAATTTTGGTGGTGTAACGGGTGAAATACCCTTTCTCGAGTATACAACTCAGAACTGGCACAAGCATCTCCAACTAGGCCCGCTCGAAATGGATGAACAAGTCAGAATCTTCCTTGATATTGATAAACAATGGGAAAACTGGGCGACATCATTATTACGCCATAGAGGTGTCGCCAATGACAGCTTTCGACCAAATCGAGTCTGTGCACCGACAAACCTTCATGGTATGCTTGGAATTCCACTTGCTCAAGCCGTTGATATCGCGATACGAGCCATCTCGCTGCCACATTTCGAACAAACAACCGAGTGGTCGTTGGTATTCTTGGCTGTTGTCCAAGGTGGCGATATCTCAACGATGTTGAATGTCCAGGAGGTAATGAACGAACCGAACAAGGAATCAACACTTATGGAGGCGTTCGCAACTGGGTCCGACGATACCTTGTGCGAGCTGTGTAAGCTTCAACCGGACTTTGTTCGCGCCAGGTTCGACATCATTCTTTCCCATGCAGCCAAACTTGGGAACAAGCGCCTGATGGAGTTTCTCTTGGGTGAGAAAACTCATAGCTGGCCTAGACATGTCGATACGTCCGGGCTAACCCCGTTATATGAAGCTGTGAAATGGGGTCATACCATCATGAGCAAGAGACTCTTCGATTGGTACAGGTCTAGCCCTAATTTTCAACTCACCGAGCCTGGCCAGGATCAATCTATTCTACACGTCGCCGCGCGACATGGAGACTCAGGCCTCATAGCAATGATATGTACTGCGGGAATGGATatcaatggccttgactcCGCTAACATGTCCCCGTTGTATCTTGCAGcaagacatggacatgtcgATGCTGTGAATCGGCTTCTGAGTGCTCAAGCGAACACCGATAGTGCGGATCTGAATGGTGACACTGCTCTACACGCTGCAAGCCGTCGTGGATTCTGTCAGATTGCTTCAGCTTTGATTCGCTACGGCGCGAATGTCAATATGGCAAACATCGAAAGAAATACAGCCCTACACGTGGCCATTGATAGTGGTCATGCGAATATTGCTCTCTGCCTTCTCGGGCTAGATGAAAATACTGCCGATGTTCAAAATGATCAAACATTATGTGGAGGCAAAGGGAATGCCCCTCCTGAGGAATATGCCTCCAATGCCGCGAGATCCGAAGACGGCGCTTCGAAGAGCGTTGACGGAGATCCCGTTACTCTGCCGGCTGCAACTACCAGCACCATCTTTGGAGAGACTTCTCTTGGGCTAGAAGAGACTAGCATGGCGAGACCGTCCACAAATGGGAGCAATACTCCATGTCGCTCGAGGGTCACCATGGATGTTAACATTGAGCCTCCTCTCCTCTTGCTTGCTACGAGAGGGAATCATCTCAAAATTATCGACGCACTGCTCAAGTGCAAGGTGTCATGTGACAGTAGGGATGAATTGGGTAGATCAGCACTTCACATTGCTTCAGAGTATGGGCATTACGAGGTTTTCCGTCAACTTGTTGAAAATGGAGCCGACGTTAATCTCATAGCCCAACATCATACCTCTGTACTTCATGAAGCATCTGGGAGAGGCCACACCGACATAGTTGAGGGACTGCTAGATAAAGGCGCAGATGCGGGCCTGAAGCATATTACACGCGTGACAGCACTTCATTTTGCCTGCAAAGGTGGCTACATCAAGACTGTCCAAGCTCTGCTACCACGTTCCACTAAGCATGATCGCGAAAAGGCTCTTCGTGTCGCTGCGGAATTCGGGTGGGTGGGTATCTTGGTCCTCTTACTAGACTCGGGCACAGACAAGGATGCCAAAGATGGCCAGCTCAACTGTGCTCTTCACTTGGCCGCAGCCTTCGATTATCCCCGGGTTGCTGAAGTGTTGCTTCGCAGAAGAGCGAGGTTGGACATGAAAAATTCCTACGGAGAGACACCATTGCATCGGGCCGCGAGGAATAATTCTCTCGGAGTAATGCAGTTACTTATATCCGCGGATGCCGACATGAATGTGGAAGACAATGCGGGTAGGACCTCGCTCTTCCTTGCGGCCGCCGAAGATTGCCCCGAGGCTGTCCGATTACTTTTGGAGAATGGTGCCAGTCTAATAATCCCACGAACCTCTAAGTATGACGATTATAAGAACATCTTGGATCTCTCACTCGACAGATTCAGCCCCAACGTTACCAAGTTGATACTAGATCGCTGCATGGAGTTGAATTATCGCATTTCTACCTTGGTCTCGTCTGAGATGCTTCAATGTCTTTCGACAGAGTCTGGAAAAGACCTCGCCAAGATACGAATCGTCTTAGATAGCAATCTAGACCCGAACAAGGTCATTGGTGACATAGGGACCATCCTTCATTATGCTGCTTTCCACGGTAGCTTAGATGTCGTCCAACTCCTCCTGGAGTCCGCAGACAGATTGGATTTGAACATCATCGCAGGGGAATCTGGAACGGCTCTTCAAACTGCAGCGTGTTCAGGGACAAGACATGCTCCAGAAATCATCCGTCTCCTCCTAGAAAACCAGGCCAACCCGAGAATAGTCGGTGGTCCCTTTGGGACAGCACTACAAGCCGCAGCCATAGCATCAAACTTCCACGGCAAAGATTCAAATACAATCGCGTTAAACATCGCCAGGCTTCTCTTACCCCACGATGTTGTCAATCTTGTCGGCGGCAAACATGGTACAGCACTTCAGGCGGCAGCCTGTGATGGAAGCATCGAGTTCGCCAAGCTCCTTCTCAAGGACGGCGCGGAAACGCATACTGTCTGTGGCCTCTACGGCACAGCTCTTCATGCTGCGGTCGCGAAATCTGCCAGCCTTGAGATGGTGAGCCTGATCCTTGAACAGACCAACCTGGGCCCGGACCAGCAAGATATCGAGGGTCGCCTGCCTTTAcatcttgctgctgctcacTGCACCCCGGGCCTGGTGAAGCTACTTACCAAGGGAGAAGCAAATTTCCGAAGCGTCGATAAGTTTGGCAGAAACGCTCTTCACTTTGCCGCAGGGAGCGGATCAATGATCGTAATAAAGATGATTCTTGGCAGCCACCCTGATTTGATCCACGTCCGGGACAACGATG CGATGCAAAGAATAATTACCCCAtcagaggaagaggactGA
- the NDB2_1 gene encoding External alternative NAD(P)H-ubiquinone oxidoreductase B2, producing MTPSFRPKKPTSAVTPLLASAACRLFDPRVAHEPIRRRDFHARYIKAYVIDVVFHTQTVVCQPAFEQLKDEQFNVFYDKMVITPGRRSNKFGIPNVEENAIFVKNVANANTMRSRVNDLLEMASLPRVSEVASHL from the coding sequence ATGACACCCTCATTTCGCCCGAAAAAACCAACTTCTGCAGTGACGCCTCTCCTTGCCAGTGCTGCCTGCAGGCTTTTTGATCCTCGTGTCGCCCATGAGCCCATTCGTCGAAGGGACTTCCATGCTAGGTATATCAAGGCATATGTCATTGATGTCGTTTTCCATACGCAGACAGTCGTCTGCCAGCCGGCCTTTGAGCAGTTGAAGGATGAGCAGTTCAACGTCTTCTATGACAAGATGGTCATCACGCCGGGACGCCGCAGCAACAAATTTGGTATTCCCAATGTGGAGGAGAACGCAATCTTCGTAAAGAATGTGGCCAACGCAAACACGATGCGCAGCCGGGTCAACGATTTACTCGAGATGGCGTCATTGCCCCGTGTGTCAGAAGTTGCTTCACATCTTTAA
- the I3ACR gene encoding NAD/NADP-dependent indole-3-acetaldehyde reductase encodes MEIQSLPLRNGNSIHVPKLGFGTGTAWYKPDGKGPFDQSLVDILKKAIGAGFSHIDRADAYGTKEELGVAIRECGVPRERLFIVTKVQDNVFNILQAIDNSLKKLQLSDVDMYLIHAPFFAKNDEDLEKAWKDMEQVKA; translated from the exons ATGGAGATTCAGTCGTTGCCGCTCAGGAATGGAAATTCCATACATGTACCCAAG CTCGGTTTCGGAACAGGTACCGCATGGTACAAgcccgacggcaaaggtCCTTTTGACCAGTCACTCGTTGATATCTTAAAGAAGGCAATTGGCGCAGGCTTCTCTCACATCGATCGTGCAGACGCCTACGGGACCAAGGAAGAGCTGGGTGTCGCGATTCGCGAGTGTGGCGTTCCTCGAGAGCGACTCTTCATCGTGACCAAGGTCCAGGACAATGTCTTCAATATTCTCCAAGCCATCGACAACAGCTTAAAGAAGCTACAGCTCTCCGATGTTGATAT GTACCTCATTCATGCGCCTTTCTTCGCCAAGAACGATGAAGATCTCGAGAAAGCGTGGAAAGACATGGAGCAAGTCAAGGCATGA